Genomic segment of Xiphias gladius isolate SHS-SW01 ecotype Sanya breed wild chromosome 16, ASM1685928v1, whole genome shotgun sequence:
tggcAATGCTACAAAATGGAGCTTAATGGAGTTGAAACTTGTGAGTACAATACCAGTATGACTGTCTCATACAAACCTTAATAAAATCCTCCCattgtcttcatcagcaaatcGGAGCTGGCTCAAGtgttatcataaaaatataaacacatttggaTTAAGCTTTCTAATATTTTACCCTGCAGATTAAAAATTGGAAACAGTGTTTGTGAGACAAAAACACTTGTCTTTCAGGGATCATGTGATGTGTGAGTCCTTCAAACAGACAACTGGCTGGGAGGAGGGGCTTTAGGGATCGGAAAGACCACTTTCTTCCTGAGTGAGAAGGCTGGCTGAggcatttgctttttttccccagtaaaGTCAGTCCTCAGGCTCACATCTGCGTTCACTTTTGTCAGGATAGACACAAGGTCATACCCCCTGGGAAAAGCAAAAGATACAGTGAAATGGTGGCCTAAAAAACTGCCaacttaaaattaattattctCTAATTTTAACTATCATATATCACATAAGTACCTAAATACAGGTGGAGGAAGTATTAGAATAATTTACTTGGGTAAAAGAAACAATACCacataataaaaatactcaattacaagtaaaagtcctgcatttagaAGTAAAAGTTAAAGTACTCTTTATGCAGACTGGCctctgtcagtgttatatttttatattattgaatAACTAGTATTGATAACAATAACACtagtagtttaatctataatcaTTCGTCATATATTTATCATAAACATCATCATTTATCATGTTTGTAAAACTGAGAAGTAACTGTAGCTGTTTAgtaaatgtagtagagtaaaaagtaaaatatttccctctgaaacaaaaaaatatgaagtataaagaaataaaatggaaatactgaaatCAGTAAGTAGTAAGTACTGAAAAATTGTGCAGTAATCCTGTAAATGAACTGAAACGTTCCTTTGACACCAGCCAACAATATCTGATATTTAGTTTCACTAACCTGGGCACCATCTGGACAAGGTTTTGGCACAATGACTGAATAAACCAGGTGccattcttcctctctctgaagGAGACGCACGAAGGAACGGTGGCCATCGCCTGCAGGAAATCAGCATCAGTTGGGATGGAGTCTTTTGCTTCAATAGCATCACTACAAACAAGACTTCGTGCAGGGCCATCAGCCTCGATGTAGACAGCCCTTTGCTCACTGGTGCCCTGGCAAGCCTGGATGAAAAACAGCTTGGGTTTTTCTGCCAAAGAGGGGCACTTTAAGCCATTCAAAGATTCCATCAGCTCCATGAGCTTGACGGTCTGGCCATCCACGCCATATACCCCCCCATCGTTGCCATGGCTAAGAACACAGCATACCACACAATCCATCTGACTGTGGTCTCTCCTGCCGAGATCCCGCAACACCGACAGCATCTTCTCGCTCGTACAGTCATGCTCTATCTTGATCTCAAAGCCCAGCCACATAAACACTTCACAAAGACACCCTGGAAGATACACTGATAAATGTAAAGACACGCAAGCGTGCAGCAACAGCATGACCATATATAGACAGAGCAGGGCTTGAATACATACATGTTTTCATCTGAGATTTCCAAAATGAATTAAACGTAAGCTTACTTTCATCAGCCATGGTCCCTTCCCGATTCTTGAGAGTGGATGTAGTGAAGTTGTAGTTGTTTATTATCAAGCAGATACCTCTCTTTGCTGCAGTCATGGGATATATTCCCAAAACCTACAAAGATAAATCcaaaacacagtttaaataattaaagGCAAGACTGGATACAGTGTAATACTTGCACTTATGATACTATTATGTACTGCACAGGCTTTGCCAAAAGTTAAATGTTCAAACAATAGCTTTACACAGCACGTGAAGAGCTGTACTAGGGAGGCCCCTGACGAAAATTAGCCTGATCACTACAAACGACTTGCCACAGAGTGAACTTGGGGCTTTTGGAGCCCCTGAGGGTACAGGACTGGGGAAACTGTCCATTTTGCCATGGTGGTAATTCAGCCTTGAGCacatgtacttgtacttgtataactaagaagaaataaatcacacacctcattgtttgtgtttgtagtcTGAAACGTCTGCTTTTCAGAGAAGCTCACGTTTTCTTGGGACGGCATCAAttccagagggagagagaggcgaTCGAGGGTGGAAGGGCAATAATTTTCCACAaagatgaagagatgaaaatgatattttaataattaaaaggTCCATCATGTTGTGTCACTACTGCTTACTATGGAAAATATGCATAATGACCTTTCAAGGAGGCACAGCTGCTTGTTTCAGTGCTTAAATCCCTGAGTCCATGCGACAGGGCCCCACATTCATCTTCACTGTGAAAATCTAGGGAAAGTAATAAAAGAAGTTTCAGAAAACACCAATCCACTGCACTGCACATTAAAAAAGTTTCAGttgtaaaacataaaatccCAACTCAGAACTCACCTACAGAGGTGTTTGAAGAATTCATGGAACACTATGTGTAAcacaagagaaataaaaaatgatcactggagacaaagaaatgtcgctatttttctttcatcgtcacgtatgtgtgtgtgaattctAACAGTTTCTCACCTGGGCCCATAATCCCAACGCTtcaaagaagaaggaaaaatgagCGTTAGAATTATAATTCTCaacaaaatggttaaaaatacaacatatgtTCACTGCAAGGGAAGTGAGTACATTTACATATGTATCATTTctgccactttaaaaaaattccactatctaagttttgtttttcattatgaaCTTATAATCGCAGAATTATCAGACCCTTTGTCATAATTATGAGAGAAAAACACTtcttaataaaaaagaaaagttaggTATTAGTTTTAGAAATTGGCTTTCACAAtgaagatttttattatttgaaaaaaaaacattcccaccCACTCTTACAGAATGATTGTTTTCATAGAAGCAAAGCACAAGATGGTTAGTTTAGTTAAGTATTTAGgatagaaacattttttccaaaatgaatacACAGTATGATGGACTGAAGTCACTCATGTAAACCAGTAATAGAGATAAAACCAGGTATCCAGCGTTTTTTTCTACATGTAAATACACTTAAGAAACAAGACATGTTATTAAATCTCGGTTTACCTGGCCTCTCAGTCCTTTCAGGATCTAAAGATAGAGGGACCTGAtaaagaacacagaaaaaaacagacattgcAGCAAATGCCTATTGCAGAAAGAATAATGTGGCATGTAGCTCTGCAGTGATGTGACGATAACATCATGGTAGGATTCTCTCAGTGCAACTCAGACAGATTCAAAGCAGTATCAACAACTGTACCTGGTTTGGTTGACAAGGGTAAGTATTAGACCTAGGTTGACCTATCTGTTGAGGTATAGGGCTTGTTGGAGGtgctgtgata
This window contains:
- the casp10 gene encoding caspase-8 isoform X2, yielding MFPFTFDLALPHLSTGFDKSCVSQEMDFQRLLLKVGKALGKDEVKALAFLCTELLGRNPNSVESASDLFSRLADQDYLSHQQPHLLTELLLTIQRTRLVRDLNLTDRESTTISLISPYRKLLYSLSEEITDDDLKHVKFLLNTMLPRRRLEEKTVLEVFLEMEHMDLLSDTNLNELEKIIQSVCPMLKDKINQFKSRQAPPTSPIPQQIGQPRSNTYPCQPNQVPLSLDPERTERPALGLWAQCSMNSSNTSVDFHSEDECGALSHGLRDLSTETSSCASLKENVSFSEKQTFQTTNTNNEVLGIYPMTAAKRGICLIINNYNFTTSTLKNREGTMADEMYLPGCLCEVFMWLGFEIKIEHDCTSEKMLSVLRDLGRRDHSQMDCVVCCVLSHGNDGGVYGVDGQTVKLMELMESLNGLKCPSLAEKPKLFFIQACQGTSEQRAVYIEADGPARSLVCSDAIEAKDSIPTDADFLQAMATVPSCVSFRERKNGTWFIQSLCQNLVQMVPRGYDLVSILTKVNADVSLRTDFTGEKKQMPQPAFSLRKKVVFPIPKAPPPSQLSV
- the casp10 gene encoding caspase-8 isoform X3, translated to MFPFTFDLALPHLSTGFDKSCVSQEMDFQRLLLKVGKALGKDEVKALAFLCTELLGRNPNSVESASDLFSRLADQDYLSHQQPHLLTELLLTIQRTRLVRDLNLTDRESTTISLISPYRKLLYSLSEEITDDDLKHVKFLLNTMLPRRRLEEKVTVLEVFLEMEHMDLLSDTNLNELEKIIQSVCPMLKDKINQFKSRQAPPTSPIPQQIGQPRSNTYPCQPNQVPLSLDPERTERPALGLWAQCSMNSSNTSVDFHSEDECGALSHGLRDLSTETSSCASLKENVSFSEKQTFQTTNTNNEVLGIYPMTAAKRGICLIINNYNFTTSTLKNREGTMADERCLCEVFMWLGFEIKIEHDCTSEKMLSVLRDLGRRDHSQMDCVVCCVLSHGNDGGVYGVDGQTVKLMELMESLNGLKCPSLAEKPKLFFIQACQGTSEQRAVYIEADGPARSLVCSDAIEAKDSIPTDADFLQAMATVPSCVSFRERKNGTWFIQSLCQNLVQMVPRGYDLVSILTKVNADVSLRTDFTGEKKQMPQPAFSLRKKVVFPIPKAPPPSQLSV
- the casp10 gene encoding caspase-8 isoform X6, with the protein product MFPFTFDLALPHLSTGFDKSCVSQEMDFQRLLLKVGKALGKDEVKALAFLCTELLGRNPNSVESASDLFSRLADQDYLSHQQPHLLTELLLTIQRTRLVRDLNLTDRESTTISLISPYRKLLYSLSEEITDDDLKHVKFLLNTMLPRRRLEEKVTVLEVFLEMEHMDLLSDTNLNELEKIIQSVCPMLKDKINQFKSRQAPPTSPIPQQIGQPRSNTYPCQPNQVPLSLDPERTERPALGLWAQCSMNSSNTSVDFHSEDECGALSHGLRDLSTETSSCASLKENVSFSEKQTFQTTNTNNEVLGIYPMTAAKRGICLIINNYNFTTSTLKNREGTMADEMYLPGCLCEVFMWLGFEIKIEHDCTSEKMLSVLRDLGRRDHSQMDCVAMATVPSCVSFRERKNGTWFIQSLCQNLVQMVPRGYDLVSILTKVNADVSLRTDFTGEKKQMPQPAFSLRKKVVFPIPKAPPPSQLSV
- the casp10 gene encoding caspase-8 isoform X5: MFPFTFDLALPHLSTGFDKSCVSQEMDFQRLLLKVGKALGKDEVKALAFLCTELLGRNPNSVESASDLFSRLADQDYLSHQQPHLLTELLLTIQRTRLVRDLNLTDRESTTISLISPYRKLLYSLSEEITDDDLKHVKFLLNTMLPRRRLEEKVTVLEVFLEMEHMDLLSDTNLNELEKIIQSVCPMLKDKINQFKSRQAPPTSPIPQQIGQPRSNTYPCQPNQVPLSLDPERTERPALGLWAQCSMNSSNTSVDFHSEDECGALSHGLRDLSTETSSCASLKENVSFSEKQTFQTTNTNNEVLGIYPMTAAKRGICLIINNYNFTTSTLKNREGTMADEMYLPGCLCEVFMWLGFEIKIEHDCTSEKMLSVLRDLGRRDHSQMDCVACQGTSEQRAVYIEADGPARSLVCSDAIEAKDSIPTDADFLQAMATVPSCVSFRERKNGTWFIQSLCQNLVQMVPRGYDLVSILTKVNADVSLRTDFTGEKKQMPQPAFSLRKKVVFPIPKAPPPSQLSV
- the casp10 gene encoding caspase-8 isoform X4 yields the protein MDFQRLLLKVGKALGKDEVKALAFLCTELLGRNPNSVESASDLFSRLADQDYLSHQQPHLLTELLLTIQRTRLVRDLNLTDRESTTISLISPYRKLLYSLSEEITDDDLKHVKFLLNTMLPRRRLEEKVTVLEVFLEMEHMDLLSDTNLNELEKIIQSVCPMLKDKINQFKSRQAPPTSPIPQQIGQPRSNTYPCQPNQVPLSLDPERTERPALGLWAQCSMNSSNTSVDFHSEDECGALSHGLRDLSTETSSCASLKENVSFSEKQTFQTTNTNNEVLGIYPMTAAKRGICLIINNYNFTTSTLKNREGTMADEMYLPGCLCEVFMWLGFEIKIEHDCTSEKMLSVLRDLGRRDHSQMDCVVCCVLSHGNDGGVYGVDGQTVKLMELMESLNGLKCPSLAEKPKLFFIQACQGTSEQRAVYIEADGPARSLVCSDAIEAKDSIPTDADFLQAMATVPSCVSFRERKNGTWFIQSLCQNLVQMVPRGYDLVSILTKVNADVSLRTDFTGEKKQMPQPAFSLRKKVVFPIPKAPPPSQLSV
- the casp10 gene encoding caspase-8 isoform X1, which codes for MFPFTFDLALPHLSTGFDKSCVSQEMDFQRLLLKVGKALGKDEVKALAFLCTELLGRNPNSVESASDLFSRLADQDYLSHQQPHLLTELLLTIQRTRLVRDLNLTDRESTTISLISPYRKLLYSLSEEITDDDLKHVKFLLNTMLPRRRLEEKVTVLEVFLEMEHMDLLSDTNLNELEKIIQSVCPMLKDKINQFKSRQAPPTSPIPQQIGQPRSNTYPCQPNQVPLSLDPERTERPALGLWAQCSMNSSNTSVDFHSEDECGALSHGLRDLSTETSSCASLKENVSFSEKQTFQTTNTNNEVLGIYPMTAAKRGICLIINNYNFTTSTLKNREGTMADEMYLPGCLCEVFMWLGFEIKIEHDCTSEKMLSVLRDLGRRDHSQMDCVVCCVLSHGNDGGVYGVDGQTVKLMELMESLNGLKCPSLAEKPKLFFIQACQGTSEQRAVYIEADGPARSLVCSDAIEAKDSIPTDADFLQAMATVPSCVSFRERKNGTWFIQSLCQNLVQMVPRGYDLVSILTKVNADVSLRTDFTGEKKQMPQPAFSLRKKVVFPIPKAPPPSQLSV